The following coding sequences lie in one Arachis hypogaea cultivar Tifrunner chromosome 9, arahy.Tifrunner.gnm2.J5K5, whole genome shotgun sequence genomic window:
- the LOC112709210 gene encoding uncharacterized protein, whose translation MRNRKGKDNTFDERSLHESSESIDIVSTNGFFNKNVYLLTQVKEPQQDKRHSFMNYECVNDVIDEKCDTPHVQIDVRDPLPSSLPCGNKQGSYMALFASMHRTL comes from the exons ATGAGGAACCGGAAGGGTAAAGATAACACTTTTGATGAG cGGAGCCTCCATGAAAGCAGTGAATCCATTGACATCGTGTCCACGAAtggtttttttaacaaaaatgtcTACTTGTTAACACAG GTAAAGGAGCCACAGCAGGACAAGAGACATTCATTCATGAACTATGAATGCGTTAATGATGTCATTGATGAGAAATGTGACACACCACATGTGCAGATCGATGTCCGAGATCCGTTACCATCGTCACTGCCTTGTGGCAACAAACAAGGATCGTACATGGCATTGTTCGCGTCGATGCATAGGACACTTTGA
- the LOC140175137 gene encoding protein FAR1-RELATED SEQUENCE 5-like, producing the protein MSINEVDVKNDSDNDLGDDFDYQPNVEDDAEDDDVDSLDSTSKSEEVCGVKRIADLMVEDIWNLEFRTEDEACQFYNTYSCWHGFVMRKDDMVRDNQGRIISRQLVCNKEGWRNVRYLDLDDRSREARSLTRTKCPARLRVKLDYGYGIWKKGGYRHAGFTCKDLYNHIDRYRQSKVKNGDANAAINYLIGKSNNDPLFFGKYTFTSDERLEHIFWADGQSIIDYHCFGDIVAFDSTYKKNKYNKPLVIFSGCNHHGQTVIFSFGLLSDESTETYKWLLETFVEAMGGKSPKAVITEGDLAMRDAIKNVLPDATHQLCGWHLQRNACENIKNPNFLRDFKCLIYDNNDHREFDRRWAAILDKHNLVGSTWMEKTYETRAMWSHCFLRDKFFGYIRTTSQYEGINSLIRFYVNRKNTLIDFMHNLDRALKEYRNNELIADFKSQLSEPVMITSLEVYERSASCYFTRNIFKEIRNEIQRAGALNIKVLSTTLDKVEFSVTALGDPAKDRRVEVDRGKNLFSCSCKMFESRGIPCSHVFCAMKFENILEFPDSLIYKRWTKNAKNEFIITEMPVNDDIERVLKFRVGALASNCNKLCDIACKDLADFDEVQSELVNLVIHLQSRKQGKSTPNVNVEGINDPFVVKSKGAPSKRSSWRKKRACSNCHKYSHYYKRCPDLMQHSVEGKPHNRSDGNASAKDSVFSPERFGNSSRSISVKSEHHLGPKTKVRFVYSN; encoded by the exons ATGTCCATAAACGAGGTTGATGTGAAGAATGATTCTGATAATGATTTGGGTGATGATTTCGATTATCAACCGAATGTAGAAGATGATGCTGAAGACGACGATGTGGATTCACTGGATTCTACTAGCAAGAGTGAAGAAGTTTGTGGTGTAAAAAGAATAGCAGATTTAATGGTGGAGGATATTTGGAACCTGGAGTTTAGGACAGAGGATGAGGCTTGCCAATTTTATAACACTTATTCTTGTTGGCATGGATTTGTAATGAGGAAGGACGACATGGTTAGGGATAATCAAGGTAGAATCATTAGCAGGCAACTTGTTTGCAACAAAGAGGGGTGGAGGAATGTGAGGTATCTTGATCTGGATGATAGATCAAGGGAGGCAAGGTCACTAACGCGAACCAAGTGTCCAGCTCGGCTTAGGGTAAAGCTTGATTATGGCTACGGTATATGGAAG AAGGGTGGATATCGTCATGCTGGCTTCACATGCAAAGATTTGTACAACCACATTGATCGTTATCGTCAGTCGAAAGTTAAAAACGGGGATGCCAATGCGGCAATAAACTATTTGATTGGCAAGTCAAACAACGATCCGCTGTTCTTTGGAAAGTATACGTTCACTAGTGACGAAAGGCTCGAGCATATTTTTTGGGCAGATGGGCAGTCAATTATCGACTATCACTGCTTTGGAGATATTGTTGCCTTTGATTCAACCTACAAGAAGAATAAATACAACAAGCCTTTGGTCATTTTCTCCGGATGCAATCATCACGGACAGACTGTTATATTCAGCTTCGGCCTACTATCCGACGAAAGCACAGAGACGTATAAGTGGTTGTTGGAAACTTTTGTTGAAGCGATGGGTGGGAAAAGTCCTAAAGCAGTAATAACTGAAGGAGACCTTGCCATGCGAGATGCAATCAAGAATGTTCTTCCTGATGCGACCCATCAGTTATGCGGATGGCATCTGCAGAGAAATGCATGTGAAAATATAAAGAATCCTAATTTTCTGCGCGATTTTAAGTGTCTTATATACGACAACAACGACCACAGAGAGTTTGATCGGAGATGGGCAGCCATTTTGGATAAGCACAACCTTGTTGGGAGTACCTGGATGGAAAAGACGTACGAAACTCGTGCGATGTGGTCCCATTGTTTCCTCCGGGATAAGTTTTTCGGTTACATAAGGACGACATCACAATACGAAGGTATAAATTCTCTCATCAGATTTTATGTTAATCGCAAGAACACCCTCATTGATTTCATGCATAACCTGGATAGGGCCTTAAAGGAGTATAGAAACAATGAATTAATAGCTGACTTTAAGTCTCAGCTCTCAGAGCCAGTGATGATTACGTCGTTGGAGGTATATGAAAGATCTGCATCATGTTATTTCACGCGAAACATTTTCAAGGAAATTCGTAATGAGATTCAGAGGGCAGGGGCTTTGAATATCAAGGTACTAAGCACAACCTTGGACAAGGTCGAGTTCAGTGTGACTGCTCTCGGAGACCCGGCCAAAGATCGACGGGTGGAAGTCGATAGAGGTAAAAATCTGTTCTCGTGCTCGTGCAAGATGTTTGAATCACGTGGTATTCCGTGTAGTCATGTCTTCTGTGCCATGAAGTTCGAAAACATACTTGAGTTTCCAGATTCGTTGATCTACAAAAGGTGGACAAAGAATGCAAAGAACGAATTTATTATCACAGAAATGCCTGTGAATGATGACATCGAAAGGGTCTTAAAGTTTCGAGTTGGTGCAttagcatcgaattgcaacaaGCTGTGTGATATTGCTTGTAAGGATCTTGCAGACTTTGATGAAGTCCAGTCTGAACTTGTCAATTTAGTTATCCACCTGCAGTCACGCAAACAAGGTAAGTCAACTCCTAATGTTAACGTGGAAGGCATCAACGATCCCTTTGTTGTCAAAAGCAAAGGAGCCCCTTCCAAGAGGTCTTCTTGGAGGAAGAAGAGAGCATGCTCTAATTGCCACAAGTACAGTCATTACTACAAGCGCTGTCCAGATCTGATGCAGCATAGTGTGGAAGGTAAACCTCACAATCGATCAGACGGCAATGCATCAGCCAAGGACTCAGTTTTTAGTCCAGAAAGGTTTGGTAATTCTTCGAGGTCGATCTCAGTTAAGTCCGAACACCACTTAGGACCTAAGACGAAGGTACGATTTGTTTATTCTAACTAG
- the LOC112711039 gene encoding aspartic proteinase 36, translated as MDLRGSVLFLAIILIVETCFVVANGNFVFQVERRKTRLGLSDIRARDDRRRGRILSAVDLNLGGNSQPTETGLYFTKLGLGSPPKDYYVQVDTGSDILWVNCVDCARCPKKSDIGIDLTLYDPKESKTSELVPCDHEFCSSTYDGPIPGCKADIPCPYSITYGDGSATSGYYVQDYLTFNRVSGNLNTAPQNSSVFFGCGNVQSGTLGSSSDEALDGIIGFGQANSSVLSQLAASGKVKKIFSHCLDNAKGGGIFAIGEVVEPKVKTTPLVPRMAHYNVNLKDIEVGSDILQLPTDIFDSGSGKGTVIDSGTTLAYLPSMVYDQLITKVLAGQPELKLYLVEQQFTCFEYSGDIDDGFPVIKFHFEDSLSLTVYPHDYLFLFKGDIWCIGWQKGVSQSKNGRDMTLLGDLVLSNKLVVYDLENMAIGWVDYNCSSSIKVKDEKTGTVYTVGAHNLSSASTFLIRRILTFFLLLIPVLNCLTN; from the exons atggaTCTGAGAGGTTCCGTTTTGTTCTTGGCCATTATTCTGATTGTTGAAACATGCTTCGTCGTTGCGAATGGGAATTTCGTGTTCCAGGTGGAGCGTCGAAAAACGCGTTTGGGATTAAGCGATATTAGAGCGCGTGATGATCGTAGAAGAGGTAGGATTCTCTCTGCGGTGGATCTCAACCTTGGCGGCAATAGTCAACCTACCGAGACCGG gcTGTATTTTACAAAACTTGGGCTTGGTTCTCCTCCAAAGGACTACTATGTTCAGGTTGATACAGGAAGTGACATTCTCTGGGTAAATTGTGTTGATTGCGCAAGATGTCCCAAGAAAAGTGATATTGGT ATAGACTTGACTCTCTATGATCCAAAGGAATCCAAAACTTCAGAATTGGTTCCTTGTGACCATGAATTTTGCTCTTCCACATACGATGGTCCAATTCCTGGTTGCAAGGCTGATATTCCCTGCCCATACAGCATAACTTATGGGGATGGAAGTGCAACTTCTGGATACTACGTGCAGGACTACCTTACTTTTAACCGTGTTAGTGGTAATCTCAATACCGCACCGCAAAATAGCAGTGTCTTTTTTGG GTGTGGCAATGTACAGTCTGGGACATTGGGGTCATCTTCTGATGAAGCCCTTGATGGAATAATTGGTTTTGGACAAGCAAATTCTTCGGTGCTTTCACAGCTTGCTGCATCTGGAAaggtgaaaaaaatattttcacactGCCTTGACAATGCTAAGGGTGGTGGAATATTTGCCATAGGGGAAGTGGTGGAACCAAAAGTCAAAACAACTCCATTGGTACCAAGAAT GGCACACTACAATGTCAATTTGAAGGATATTGAGGTTGGTAGTGATATTCTACAACTTCCGACCGATATATTTGATTCTGGAAGTGGGAAGGGAACTGTAATAGACAGTGGAACAACCTTGGCTTATCTCCCAAGCATGGTTTATGACCAACTAATTACAAAG GTCTTGGCTGGGCAGCCTGAACTGAAATTATATCTCGTTGAGCAACAATTTACTTGTTTCGAGTATAGTGGAGA TATTGATGATGGATTCCCAGTTATCAAGTTTCATTTTGAGGATTCTCTTTCCCTGACGGTGTATCCTCATGACTACCTGTTCCTGTTTAAG GGTGATATCTGGTGTATTGGATGGCAGAAAGGTGTCTCACAAAGTAAAAATGGAAGGGACATGACTCTTCTTGGAG ATTTGGTGCTATCAAACAAACTAGTCGTATACGACCTTGAAAATATGGCCATTGGATGGGTTGACTACAATT GCTCTTCTAGCATTAAAGTGAAGGATGAGAAGACTGGAACAGTATATACAGTGGGTGCACACAATCTATCTTCAGCTTCTACCTTCTTAATTCGAAGAATATTGACATTCTTTTTGTTGCTAATTCCCGTGTTAAATTGTTTAACTAACTAG